In one window of Candidatus Angelobacter sp. DNA:
- a CDS encoding 5-formyltetrahydrofolate cyclo-ligase — protein MSETIAKQKAELRQRMRGELKRLSPAVRLAGSGQVCSRLQAQPIWREARSVLLFAPLPDEVDVAPLFKLALVAGKKLALPRFEHRGQSYVASRVVNPTEDLRPGRFGISEPAETCAGVPLNELDFLVVPGVAFTLDGRRLGRGKAFYDRLLASARGITCGVAFDEQIVDAIPTEPHDIRLDLILTPSLWHRTGWRAVWK, from the coding sequence ATGAGCGAAACCATCGCGAAGCAAAAAGCCGAGCTGCGTCAACGGATGAGGGGCGAATTGAAACGGCTGTCACCTGCGGTTCGGCTCGCCGGATCAGGCCAGGTTTGCTCGCGGCTTCAGGCGCAGCCGATCTGGCGGGAGGCCCGCTCCGTACTGCTATTCGCACCGCTGCCGGACGAAGTTGATGTCGCGCCGCTGTTCAAGCTCGCCCTTGTCGCAGGAAAAAAGCTTGCGCTTCCCCGGTTTGAACACCGCGGCCAATCCTATGTTGCGAGCCGCGTGGTGAATCCGACCGAAGACTTGCGGCCGGGACGTTTTGGAATCTCAGAGCCGGCGGAGACCTGTGCCGGGGTGCCATTAAACGAACTGGACTTTCTTGTCGTGCCCGGGGTAGCATTCACTTTGGATGGGCGCCGGCTTGGAAGGGGAAAGGCGTTTTATGACCGGCTGCTGGCTTCCGCTCGCGGCATCACGTGCGGAGTGGCGTTTGATGAACAAATCGTGGACGCCATTCCGACGGAGCCCCATGACATTCGTTTGGACCTTATTTTGACGCCGTCGCTCTGGCACCGGACGGGCTGGCGCGCGGTCTGGAAATGA